One segment of Amycolatopsis alba DSM 44262 DNA contains the following:
- a CDS encoding acVLRF1 family peptidyl-tRNA hydrolase yields MARERQVAGGGRAVEIAPDRLEGWYARFAVRNEGIRETRFAPDTVTVTAENGVVAVATVPFGPLEAEGTAAGAAVGPLVGHALISRRIALLLVRRGGHSVGIARGGVVVQSRTDRHLVQGRSAAGGWSQQRFARRREGQARVALRSAAEDAFEVLLPQLSEVDAVVLGGDRRALDSLREDRRLAPLFERAEARVLDIAEPRRTVLEDAAERAIAVRITLSGP; encoded by the coding sequence ATGGCGAGGGAGCGGCAGGTGGCGGGCGGGGGACGGGCGGTCGAGATCGCCCCGGACCGCCTCGAAGGCTGGTACGCCCGCTTCGCCGTCCGTAACGAAGGCATCCGCGAGACGCGATTCGCCCCGGACACCGTCACGGTCACCGCGGAAAACGGCGTCGTCGCCGTCGCGACCGTCCCTTTCGGACCGCTGGAGGCCGAAGGAACCGCGGCCGGGGCGGCCGTCGGCCCGCTCGTCGGCCACGCGCTGATCTCACGGAGGATCGCGCTCCTGTTGGTGCGCCGCGGCGGGCACAGCGTCGGGATCGCGCGCGGGGGAGTGGTCGTCCAGTCCAGGACGGACCGCCATCTCGTCCAAGGCCGGTCCGCGGCTGGCGGCTGGTCGCAACAGCGGTTCGCGCGGCGCAGGGAAGGACAGGCGCGCGTCGCCCTGCGTTCCGCCGCCGAAGACGCGTTCGAAGTCCTCTTGCCGCAACTATCCGAAGTGGACGCTGTCGTGCTCGGCGGCGACCGCCGGGCCCTGGATTCACTGCGGGAGGACAGGCGGCTGGCGCCGTTGTTCGAGCGGGCCGAAGCCAGGGTTCTCGACATCGCCGAACCGCGTCGCACGGTGCTCGAAGACGCGGCCGAACGCGCGATCGCGGTCCGGATCACCCTGTCCGGGCCGTGA
- a CDS encoding S8 family serine peptidase, which yields MAAETGQSPDAFSENTVRQIEALQSIKKSQSATESKVDGGLLVEQKLRSQRMSASAVPALGSGAKVSAAGTVLVDIRGQVSEALLNGLRESGAGIRAVSEHYGSVRAEVPLDAVPVIAGREDVKRVETANEAYTARQLAEPASADQAKPESKEEKAVRIADELKKALEAKDQVGVASGPIASEGDRAHNADTARQQFGVTGVGTKICALSDGVDSLATSQARGELPASVDVLTAQQGSGDEGTAMLEIIHDLAPNAALGFATAFNSDASFADNIRKLRFEAHCDIIVDDVLYFKESPFQDWIIAQAVNDVTANGALYFSSAGNEGNVADGTSGHWEGDFVDSGKGVGKYAGTAHNFAGAAGNQIFEPISNASGAVPVTLFWSDPLGRSNNDYDLYLLNAAGNVVAFSQEVQTGTQDPYERVNTTGAAGLRLAIVKFSGEGRYLSLSALRGRFTDSADGLKAYTKPGVTVGHSAARDAFSVAAAPAAKAFPRALEPNDPANPAGPFPAAFGTATKVERFTSDGPRRVFYQANGTPITPGNVSGTGGEVRAKPDITAADGVSTSVTGFTTFYGTSAAAPHAAAIAGLVLSGNPGLPPAEMRAALINTAVDILTPGRDNSSGAGVILADKVLAYTGASPQPLATAGQPTVVPADGGSVLDPGDIVKVTLPVTNRGDGTAFSTSVVLSSPTPGVTVAPRSKSYGAISPGQTGVNDFTVTVPVTQEPGVPVVLNAKVTFAGSFSPTTSTFSLPVGTPSQVTQNFAYAGAAVAIPDSDPTGVTVPITVSGVGRASKLTFSVDGTTCDTDQNSTTVGINHSYVADLVGTLTSPSGAKANVFQRNGGAGNNLCQVVFADNAATAFSSVTASNAPFTGTYRPVQPIGGLAAGAPADGVWKFSVVDAAGGDTGSVRAISLHINGFVQPGAAERPASVGKSVGTGPVKPV from the coding sequence ATGGCCGCGGAAACCGGCCAGTCCCCGGACGCGTTCTCGGAGAACACCGTCCGGCAGATCGAGGCCCTGCAGTCGATCAAGAAGAGTCAGAGCGCGACTGAGTCCAAAGTGGACGGCGGGCTGCTCGTCGAGCAGAAGTTACGCTCACAACGCATGTCGGCCTCCGCGGTTCCGGCACTGGGGTCTGGGGCGAAGGTCTCCGCGGCCGGCACCGTACTCGTGGACATCCGCGGCCAGGTTTCGGAAGCACTCCTGAACGGTCTGCGTGAATCCGGTGCCGGGATTCGCGCGGTCTCCGAACATTACGGCAGCGTCCGCGCCGAAGTGCCGCTGGACGCGGTCCCGGTGATCGCCGGACGCGAAGACGTCAAGAGGGTCGAGACCGCCAATGAGGCGTACACCGCCCGCCAGCTCGCCGAGCCCGCTTCGGCCGATCAGGCCAAGCCGGAAAGCAAGGAAGAAAAAGCCGTCCGGATCGCGGACGAGCTGAAGAAGGCCCTCGAGGCCAAGGACCAGGTCGGCGTCGCCAGCGGGCCGATCGCCAGCGAAGGCGACCGCGCGCACAACGCCGACACCGCGCGCCAGCAATTCGGTGTCACCGGTGTGGGCACGAAGATCTGCGCGCTGTCCGACGGCGTCGACTCGCTCGCGACCTCGCAGGCGCGCGGCGAACTCCCGGCGAGCGTCGACGTGCTCACCGCTCAGCAGGGGTCCGGCGACGAGGGCACCGCGATGCTCGAGATCATCCACGATCTCGCGCCGAACGCGGCGCTCGGCTTCGCCACCGCGTTCAACTCCGACGCCAGCTTCGCCGACAACATCCGCAAGCTGCGCTTCGAAGCGCACTGCGACATCATCGTCGACGACGTCCTGTACTTCAAGGAATCGCCTTTCCAGGACTGGATCATCGCCCAGGCCGTGAACGACGTGACCGCCAACGGCGCGCTGTACTTCTCCTCGGCCGGTAACGAGGGCAACGTCGCCGACGGCACCTCGGGCCACTGGGAAGGCGACTTCGTCGACTCCGGCAAGGGCGTCGGCAAGTACGCGGGCACCGCGCACAACTTCGCGGGAGCCGCGGGCAACCAGATCTTCGAGCCGATTTCGAACGCCTCCGGGGCCGTGCCGGTCACGTTGTTCTGGTCGGACCCGCTGGGCCGCTCGAACAACGACTACGACCTGTACCTGCTGAACGCGGCGGGCAACGTCGTCGCCTTCAGCCAGGAGGTCCAGACCGGGACCCAGGACCCTTACGAGCGGGTGAACACCACGGGCGCCGCCGGGCTGCGGCTGGCTATCGTCAAGTTCTCCGGTGAGGGCCGTTACCTGTCGCTGTCCGCGCTGCGCGGCCGCTTCACCGACTCGGCGGACGGCCTCAAGGCCTACACCAAACCCGGCGTGACCGTGGGCCACTCGGCCGCGCGGGACGCGTTCAGCGTCGCGGCGGCCCCGGCGGCCAAGGCGTTCCCGCGGGCCCTCGAACCGAACGACCCGGCCAACCCCGCCGGCCCGTTCCCCGCTGCCTTCGGCACGGCCACGAAGGTCGAACGGTTCACTTCGGACGGTCCGCGGCGCGTTTTCTACCAGGCCAACGGCACCCCGATCACCCCCGGCAACGTGTCCGGGACCGGTGGTGAGGTGCGGGCCAAGCCGGACATCACCGCGGCCGACGGCGTCTCCACCAGCGTCACCGGCTTCACCACGTTCTACGGCACGTCGGCCGCCGCGCCGCACGCCGCCGCGATCGCGGGCCTGGTGCTCTCGGGCAATCCGGGGCTGCCCCCGGCCGAGATGCGCGCGGCGCTGATCAACACCGCCGTCGACATCCTGACCCCCGGCCGCGACAACTCCAGCGGAGCGGGCGTCATCCTCGCCGACAAGGTGCTCGCCTACACCGGTGCCAGCCCGCAGCCGCTCGCGACCGCGGGCCAGCCGACGGTCGTCCCGGCCGACGGCGGTTCCGTGCTCGACCCCGGCGACATCGTCAAGGTGACCCTGCCGGTGACCAACCGCGGCGACGGCACCGCGTTCTCGACCAGCGTCGTGCTCTCCAGCCCGACCCCCGGTGTCACGGTGGCGCCGCGGTCGAAGTCGTACGGCGCGATCAGCCCCGGCCAGACCGGCGTGAACGACTTCACCGTCACCGTTCCCGTCACCCAGGAACCCGGTGTCCCGGTGGTGCTGAACGCCAAGGTGACCTTCGCGGGTTCGTTCTCGCCGACCACGTCGACGTTCTCGTTGCCGGTGGGCACGCCGTCGCAGGTGACGCAGAACTTCGCCTACGCCGGCGCCGCGGTGGCGATCCCGGACAGTGACCCGACCGGTGTGACCGTGCCGATCACGGTGAGCGGTGTCGGGCGCGCGTCGAAGCTGACGTTCTCGGTCGACGGGACCACGTGCGACACCGACCAGAACTCGACGACGGTGGGCATCAACCACTCGTACGTCGCCGACCTGGTCGGCACGCTGACCTCGCCGTCGGGTGCCAAGGCGAACGTGTTCCAGCGCAACGGCGGCGCGGGCAACAACCTGTGCCAGGTCGTCTTCGCCGACAACGCGGCCACCGCGTTCAGTTCGGTGACCGCGTCGAACGCCCCGTTCACCGGTACCTACCGGCCGGTGCAGCCGATCGGCGGCCTGGCCGCCGGTGCGCCTGCCGACGGTGTCTGGAAGTTCAGCGTGGTGGACGCCGCCGGTGGCGACACCGGGTCGGTCCGGGCGATCTCCTTGCACATCAACGGTTTCGTTCAGCCCGGAGCGGCTGAGCGGCCCGCGAGTGTCGGGAAGTCGGTCGGCACGGGTCCGGTGAAGCCGGTCTAG
- a CDS encoding deoxyguanosinetriphosphate triphosphohydrolase family protein — MEQTDPRAWRRDPESESAGFTDLATSPFRIDRDRIAASPFFARLGGVTQVVSAGGSGLLHNRLTHSLKVAQVARAIAERINSTSDSAELAAKLGGCDPDVAEAASLAHDLGHPPFGHLGEQTLDRIARHRFGLADGFEGNAQSFRIITTTDVRGPSASGLDLTTAVRAAVLKYPWARLHVPDPHPTSMDVQPRGAAEPADAPGTGASKFSAYSTELDDFAQARAPFAGRIESWQQTVEASVMDTADDIAYAIHDLQDFHRIGVLQHAPVAAEFTGWVEGAVELAGLDDATLTAERRLPGRSLERLRRRMHAKDGWIVDDDAFTSAVARVRAELVDGLLATGFDGSIEAEQATAAFSAKWTARLVDGVQMVPSPSTRTGHLTLRPAQWHEVQVLKFVHRRFVLLRPELALHQRGQASLVTTLVDALDAWLLDRDEFYRLPRRLHDLVELAQAEFTGLARTSPELLVGATGEPVTGADAVRGLARGRAVVDFVASLTDKQAVTLLDGLSGRASQPWSDSFVL; from the coding sequence ATGGAACAGACGGATCCAAGGGCGTGGCGGCGCGATCCGGAGAGCGAGAGTGCCGGGTTCACCGACCTCGCCACGAGCCCGTTCCGGATCGACCGGGACCGGATCGCCGCATCACCGTTCTTCGCCCGGCTGGGCGGGGTGACCCAGGTGGTCAGCGCCGGCGGTTCCGGGCTGCTGCACAACCGGCTCACCCACAGCCTCAAGGTCGCGCAGGTCGCGCGCGCCATCGCCGAACGGATCAACTCGACCAGCGATTCCGCCGAACTCGCCGCGAAACTGGGCGGCTGCGACCCGGACGTCGCCGAAGCGGCCTCGCTCGCGCACGACCTCGGGCATCCGCCGTTCGGGCACCTGGGGGAGCAGACCCTCGACCGGATCGCCCGCCACCGGTTCGGCCTCGCCGACGGATTCGAGGGCAACGCGCAGTCGTTCCGGATCATCACCACCACCGACGTGCGCGGGCCGTCCGCTTCCGGGCTCGATCTCACCACCGCGGTGCGCGCCGCGGTGCTGAAATACCCGTGGGCGCGCCTGCACGTTCCCGATCCGCATCCGACGTCGATGGACGTCCAGCCGCGCGGCGCGGCCGAACCGGCCGACGCCCCCGGCACCGGCGCGAGCAAGTTCTCCGCCTACAGCACCGAACTCGACGACTTCGCCCAGGCGCGGGCGCCGTTCGCCGGCCGGATCGAATCGTGGCAGCAGACCGTCGAAGCGTCCGTGATGGACACCGCCGACGACATCGCCTACGCCATTCACGATCTCCAGGATTTCCACCGGATCGGTGTCCTGCAGCACGCGCCGGTCGCCGCCGAGTTCACCGGCTGGGTCGAGGGCGCGGTGGAACTGGCCGGGCTGGACGACGCGACCTTGACCGCCGAACGGCGGCTGCCGGGCCGTTCGCTGGAACGGTTGCGCCGCCGGATGCACGCCAAGGACGGCTGGATAGTCGACGACGACGCCTTCACCAGCGCCGTCGCCCGTGTCCGCGCCGAACTCGTCGACGGCTTGCTCGCCACCGGGTTCGACGGTTCGATCGAGGCCGAACAGGCGACCGCCGCCTTCTCCGCGAAGTGGACGGCGCGGCTCGTCGACGGCGTGCAGATGGTGCCGTCGCCGTCGACCCGGACAGGGCATCTCACGCTGCGGCCCGCGCAGTGGCACGAGGTACAGGTGCTGAAGTTCGTGCACCGGCGGTTCGTGCTGCTGCGCCCGGAACTGGCGCTGCACCAACGAGGGCAGGCGAGCCTGGTGACCACGCTGGTTGACGCGCTCGACGCGTGGCTGCTCGACCGAGACGAGTTCTACCGGCTCCCGCGGCGGTTGCACGATCTGGTGGAACTCGCGCAGGCGGAATTCACCGGACTCGCGCGGACGTCGCCGGAACTGCTCGTCGGGGCGACCGGTGAACCGGTCACCGGTGCCGACGCCGTGCGCGGCCTGGCGCGAGGGCGGGCGGTGGTCGACTTCGTGGCGTCGCTGACGGACAAGCAGGCGGTGACCCTTTTGGACGGCCTGTCCGGCCGTGCCTCACAGCCCTGGTCGGACTCGTTCGTCCTATGA
- a CDS encoding lycopene cyclase family protein: MADVVIAGGGPAGRALARACARRGLETVLIDPAPGRRWRATYGLWADELPLLPGSAIACAPSTTVAFGTASHVLDRQYLVVDNGGLRAWLDGGYDVVAGTVSGVDHGRRGSSVRLEDGRVLAAGLYFDASGARPRGNRYEQTAFGAVLPAEDALRLVDGPDTAVFMDWRDSDQGFLYVLPLGDGTVLVEETSLARKPGLPLELLAARLRARLKAAGLTSRGREERVRIVLDVPAPRRGRTVPFGAAAGLVHPATGYSVATSVRLADPVADAVARSWDRGPGATAAAAHRALWPSSARTVHGLRRHGLRALCGMPPGLLPVFFDLFFTLPTGFQRAFTSGREDVPGTAEAMSALFRMAPWQVRKHLIGWHALRRSR; encoded by the coding sequence GTGGCGGACGTGGTGATCGCGGGCGGTGGCCCGGCCGGGCGCGCGCTCGCACGTGCCTGCGCCCGGCGCGGCCTGGAGACGGTCCTGATCGACCCGGCGCCGGGCAGGCGCTGGCGGGCGACCTACGGGCTGTGGGCCGACGAGCTGCCGTTGCTGCCGGGGAGCGCCATCGCCTGCGCGCCGTCGACGACGGTCGCGTTCGGAACCGCGTCCCACGTGCTCGATCGGCAGTACCTCGTGGTGGACAACGGCGGCCTGCGCGCGTGGCTGGACGGCGGTTACGACGTCGTCGCCGGGACGGTGTCCGGCGTGGACCACGGCAGGCGGGGCTCGTCGGTGCGGCTCGAGGACGGCCGGGTCCTCGCGGCGGGCCTGTACTTCGACGCCTCCGGTGCCCGGCCGCGGGGAAACCGGTACGAACAGACGGCCTTCGGTGCCGTCCTCCCCGCCGAAGACGCGCTACGGCTGGTGGACGGCCCGGACACCGCCGTGTTCATGGACTGGCGCGACAGCGATCAAGGCTTCCTGTACGTGCTGCCGCTCGGCGACGGCACCGTCCTGGTCGAGGAGACTTCGCTGGCCCGCAAGCCCGGCCTGCCGCTGGAGCTCCTGGCGGCGCGGCTGCGCGCCCGGCTGAAGGCCGCCGGTCTGACGTCGCGAGGACGTGAGGAACGCGTGCGGATCGTGCTCGACGTGCCGGCGCCCCGGCGCGGCCGGACGGTGCCGTTCGGGGCCGCCGCCGGTCTGGTGCATCCGGCGACCGGGTACAGCGTCGCGACGTCGGTGCGGCTCGCGGACCCCGTCGCCGACGCCGTCGCCCGGTCCTGGGATCGCGGGCCCGGCGCGACCGCGGCGGCGGCTCACCGGGCGCTGTGGCCGTCCTCGGCCCGGACCGTGCACGGGTTGCGGCGGCACGGGCTGCGGGCGCTGTGCGGGATGCCGCCCGGACTCCTCCCGGTGTTCTTCGATCTGTTCTTCACCTTGCCCACCGGCTTCCAGCGCGCTTTCACCTCCGGTCGCGAAGATGTTCCGGGTACCGCCGAAGCGATGTCCGCGCTTTTCCGGATGGCGCCATGGCAGGTGAGAAAACACCTGATCGGGTGGCATGCGTTACGCCGTTCTAGGTAA
- a CDS encoding GGDEF domain-containing protein, whose amino-acid sequence MTLQIAVRFAYQPLYSLHTGGVVAFEALARPGRGTAHELLADARRGGKLTEVDIGLAAEAVRQQNEAQAALPLHLNLSARTLAAPPARFEPLTEALGLTGRRTRDVVLEIGPPFTQIPADLLLTGMRRLTDLGFRLALDGLGRGDLPLTLLASAPIDLVKLDRTVLRGLPHDPAAVAVVEAVLHFASRTDNRLVATGLETTEQLESARRLGVRIAQGNLLAPPDGDHAPLPAPDAPGPFVAGTARARRVGDFLRPATTLPESATCDDVREVLAASDGPSGIVGIDDRHRPQWSIDRTRFLVAVTGLYGHALHAKRPASRLADRPHTIHADASALEFLELVTDADWSRTGDDVVVVDDRGRCVGVVLVNEVVRGVAEAKVEEAVSLSPLTRLPGSDAVARDVDRRINAREPFVAAWLDVDSFKTVNDTAGFAAGDDLIRTLGRTLTDLEARLRRMRVSHVGGDDFLIACDVDEIGTVAAALLDTPWSADGLPVTVSLATLVCGNGAIRSYKDASRLLAPLKKRAKEVPGSSWVLGRPGSERVEVLRGITTRGLPAQRAAAGF is encoded by the coding sequence GTGACGTTGCAGATCGCGGTCCGCTTCGCTTATCAGCCGTTGTACAGCCTGCACACCGGTGGCGTCGTCGCGTTCGAAGCCCTGGCACGGCCAGGCCGCGGCACCGCCCACGAACTCCTCGCCGACGCCCGGCGCGGCGGAAAGCTGACCGAGGTCGACATCGGCCTGGCCGCCGAAGCGGTGCGGCAGCAGAATGAGGCGCAGGCGGCCCTCCCGCTGCACCTGAACCTGTCCGCGCGGACGCTGGCGGCACCACCGGCCCGGTTCGAGCCGCTGACCGAGGCGCTCGGCCTGACCGGCCGCCGGACCAGGGACGTCGTGCTGGAGATCGGGCCGCCGTTCACGCAGATCCCCGCCGACCTGCTGCTCACCGGCATGCGACGGCTCACCGACCTCGGGTTCCGGCTCGCGCTCGACGGCCTCGGCCGCGGTGACCTGCCGCTCACGCTGCTCGCCTCCGCGCCGATCGACCTGGTGAAACTGGACCGCACCGTGCTGCGCGGCCTGCCGCACGACCCGGCGGCCGTCGCGGTGGTCGAGGCGGTGCTGCACTTCGCGTCGCGGACCGACAACCGGCTGGTCGCGACCGGGCTCGAAACGACCGAGCAGTTGGAGTCCGCGAGGAGGCTCGGGGTGCGGATCGCGCAGGGCAACCTGCTCGCCCCGCCGGACGGCGACCACGCGCCGCTGCCCGCGCCCGACGCGCCCGGCCCGTTCGTCGCGGGCACCGCCCGTGCCCGCCGCGTCGGGGACTTCCTGCGGCCCGCGACCACGCTGCCCGAAAGCGCGACCTGCGACGACGTGCGCGAGGTGCTCGCCGCCTCCGACGGGCCGAGCGGGATCGTCGGCATCGACGACCGGCACCGTCCGCAGTGGTCGATCGACCGGACGCGGTTCCTGGTCGCGGTCACCGGGCTGTACGGCCACGCCCTGCACGCCAAACGGCCCGCGTCGCGGCTCGCCGACCGGCCGCACACGATCCACGCCGACGCGAGCGCGCTCGAATTCCTCGAACTGGTCACCGACGCGGACTGGAGCCGGACCGGCGACGACGTCGTGGTGGTCGACGACCGCGGCCGGTGCGTCGGCGTGGTGCTGGTGAACGAGGTCGTCCGCGGGGTCGCGGAGGCGAAGGTGGAGGAAGCCGTCTCGCTGAGCCCGCTGACCCGCCTGCCCGGCAGCGACGCCGTCGCCAGGGACGTCGACCGCCGGATCAACGCGCGGGAGCCGTTTGTCGCGGCCTGGCTGGACGTCGACTCGTTCAAGACGGTCAACGACACCGCCGGGTTCGCCGCGGGCGACGACCTGATCCGCACCCTCGGCCGGACGCTCACCGATCTGGAGGCCCGGCTGCGCCGGATGCGGGTCAGTCATGTCGGCGGGGACGATTTCCTGATCGCCTGCGACGTCGACGAGATCGGCACGGTCGCCGCCGCGCTGCTGGACACGCCGTGGTCGGCCGACGGTCTGCCGGTGACGGTTTCCCTGGCGACGCTGGTGTGCGGGAACGGCGCGATCCGGTCCTACAAGGACGCTTCCCGGCTCTTGGCGCCGTTGAAGAAGCGCGCCAAGGAGGTTCCCGGATCGAGCTGGGTGCTCGGGCGGCCGGGGTCGGAGCGGGTCGAGGTGCTGCGCGGCATCACGACGCGAGGCTTGCCCGCCCAACGCGCGGCCGCCGGCTTCTGA